One genomic window of Mercenaria mercenaria strain notata chromosome 2, MADL_Memer_1, whole genome shotgun sequence includes the following:
- the LOC123563736 gene encoding uncharacterized protein LOC123563736 isoform X1 produces the protein MGCATSGAGVAHQYIQNRVSKMSGLDFKWKMFLGSMLACLVILIPTAYIPNSSYIYIEPQPRNGSKLDSSHLDIGNIIKNGTKEKMITLARVINNAKKHVRGSLTSDYLQNAVSIMNSILKEIDVDIGNIYKRPSAKSTHICSESFKGGEFGYPLYYKGFETDSCDYGVPVSSLVTVIKYIVVKPNDVESKWVELDQLLSSVYATMSNVSTLIAVNAETFPNDLESKYPQVSIIQSNDKSEGAALNSIIKEVKTPYVLVARNMNTMTNDSRLERLVREIESLNVVAVGGSFRDLKGHWKKGCFQTVYRNYTLKYIEGYDESFHECLFCDYIQGPFVTTTSYLKQNVFQEFDENNGLYEDWFLRIFQKGKETVVCPDAMFNVNTSIKSTRSDSSWKNFAQKWNVFKVLTPKGHTVSRGCEKQKTSSRPSQALSPCALQKYSNAVKIIMRNCEETGVICELQEGTALGAVKLGKVFPWDLDFDLRFLTTNCSKCKKLESALKKTRDLKVGRLSSSCCNKNLKSDRITFGLLFKGQYGDFTGHPVMDSDFLIRAGLAPTKVLFDGQWVNVPRNPGMFVRNRYGKEIYQHAEHWRYSGGGIKNHRLNYTTNVFLPCKKPGWHDCLDRYNADGDLPFIGMLP, from the exons TTAGCAAAATGTCTGGTTTGGACTTTAAATGGAAGATGTTTCTGGGCTCCATGCTGGCATGCCTTGTAATTCTGATACCAACGGCCTACATACCGAACTCAAGTTAT ATTTACATTGAGCCTCAACCTAGAAACGGGTCAAAACTGGACTCTTCGCACCTAGACATAGGTAATATCATTAAAAATGGAACCAAAGAAAAGATGATTACTCTGGCAAGAGTCATTAACAACGCAAAGAAGCATGTTCGAGGGTCTTTAACGTCAGACTATCTGCAAAATGCTGTGTCTATCATGAACAGTATATTAAAGGAAATAGATgtggacataggaaatatttataaaaggCCTAGTGCGAAATCAACACATATTTGTTCAGAATCTTTCAAGGGAGGCGAGTTTGGCTATCCACTATATTACAAAGGATTTGAGACCGACAGCTGCGATTATGGAGTTCCAGTATCCAGTCTTGTAACCGTTATTAAATATATAGTTGTAAAACCTAATGATGTAGAATCTAAGTGGGTTGAACTTGATCAACTTCTATCGTCTGTATATGCCACCATGAGCAATGTTAGTACTTTAATAGCAGTGAATGCTGAAACGTTTCCAAATGATCTGGAATCGAAATATCCGCAGGTAAGTATAATTCAGTCAAATGATAAGTCTGAGGGAGCAGCTCTTAACAGTATAATAAAAGAAGTGAAGACGCCGTATGTTTTAGTTGCAAGGAATATGAATACCATGACAAATGATTCCAGATTAGAACGACTGGTTAGAGAAATAGAAAGTTTGAATGTGGTCGCTGTGGGTGGTTCGTTTCGTGATTTGAAGGGACATTGGAAAAAAGGATGTTTCCAAACTGTTTATCGAAATTACACTTTGAAGTATATTGAAGGTTATGACGAGTCTTTTCACGAGTGTCTGTTTTGTGATTACATACAGGGACCTTTTGTTACAACTACCAGttacttaaaacaaaatgtatttcaagaATTTGATGAAAACAACGGATTATACGAAGACTGGTTTCTCCGAATTTTTCAGAAAGGAAAGGAAACGGTTGTGTGTCCAGACGCAATGTTTAATGTTAATACTAGTATTAAAAGTACTCGGTCAGATTCCAGCTGGAAGAATTTTGCTCAAAAATGGAATGTATTCAAAGTGCTAACCCCTAAAGGGCATACAGTTTCTCGAGGTTGTGAAAAGCAGAAAACTTCGAGTAGGCCCTCACAAGCGTTGTCGCCATGTGCTTTGCAGAAATATAGTAATGCTGTAAAAATCATTATGCGAAATTGTGAGGAAACAGGCGTCATATGTGAACTACAAGAAGGCACTGCATTAGGTGCTGTAAAGCTTGGAAAGGTCTTCCCGTGGGACTTGGACTTCGATTTAAGATTTCTAACTACGAACTGTTCGAAATGCAAGAAGCTTGAAAGTGCCTTGAAAAAAACACGTGATTTAAAAGTTGGCCGTTTGTCATCTTCTTGTTGCAATAAGAATCTTAAGTCAGACAGAATCACTTTTGGCCTTTTGTTCAAAGGCCAGTATGGTGATTTCACCGGTCATCCTGTTATGGACAGCGACTTTCTTATCAGAGCAGGTTTAGCACCTACGAAAGTACTGTTTGATGGACAATGGGTAAATGTGCCAAGAAATCCTGGAATGTTTGTGAGAAATAGatatggcaaagaaatatatcaacaTGCTGAACATTGGAGATACAGCGGAGGCGGAATAAAAAATCATAGGCTTAACTACACAACTAATGTATTTTTGCCATGTAAAAAACCCGGTTGGCATGATTGTTTGGACAGGTATAATGCAGATGGCGACTTACCATTCATTGGAATGCTTCCGTAA
- the LOC123563736 gene encoding uncharacterized protein LOC123563736 isoform X2, with protein sequence MSGLDFKWKMFLGSMLACLVILIPTAYIPNSSYIYIEPQPRNGSKLDSSHLDIGNIIKNGTKEKMITLARVINNAKKHVRGSLTSDYLQNAVSIMNSILKEIDVDIGNIYKRPSAKSTHICSESFKGGEFGYPLYYKGFETDSCDYGVPVSSLVTVIKYIVVKPNDVESKWVELDQLLSSVYATMSNVSTLIAVNAETFPNDLESKYPQVSIIQSNDKSEGAALNSIIKEVKTPYVLVARNMNTMTNDSRLERLVREIESLNVVAVGGSFRDLKGHWKKGCFQTVYRNYTLKYIEGYDESFHECLFCDYIQGPFVTTTSYLKQNVFQEFDENNGLYEDWFLRIFQKGKETVVCPDAMFNVNTSIKSTRSDSSWKNFAQKWNVFKVLTPKGHTVSRGCEKQKTSSRPSQALSPCALQKYSNAVKIIMRNCEETGVICELQEGTALGAVKLGKVFPWDLDFDLRFLTTNCSKCKKLESALKKTRDLKVGRLSSSCCNKNLKSDRITFGLLFKGQYGDFTGHPVMDSDFLIRAGLAPTKVLFDGQWVNVPRNPGMFVRNRYGKEIYQHAEHWRYSGGGIKNHRLNYTTNVFLPCKKPGWHDCLDRYNADGDLPFIGMLP encoded by the exons ATGTCTGGTTTGGACTTTAAATGGAAGATGTTTCTGGGCTCCATGCTGGCATGCCTTGTAATTCTGATACCAACGGCCTACATACCGAACTCAAGTTAT ATTTACATTGAGCCTCAACCTAGAAACGGGTCAAAACTGGACTCTTCGCACCTAGACATAGGTAATATCATTAAAAATGGAACCAAAGAAAAGATGATTACTCTGGCAAGAGTCATTAACAACGCAAAGAAGCATGTTCGAGGGTCTTTAACGTCAGACTATCTGCAAAATGCTGTGTCTATCATGAACAGTATATTAAAGGAAATAGATgtggacataggaaatatttataaaaggCCTAGTGCGAAATCAACACATATTTGTTCAGAATCTTTCAAGGGAGGCGAGTTTGGCTATCCACTATATTACAAAGGATTTGAGACCGACAGCTGCGATTATGGAGTTCCAGTATCCAGTCTTGTAACCGTTATTAAATATATAGTTGTAAAACCTAATGATGTAGAATCTAAGTGGGTTGAACTTGATCAACTTCTATCGTCTGTATATGCCACCATGAGCAATGTTAGTACTTTAATAGCAGTGAATGCTGAAACGTTTCCAAATGATCTGGAATCGAAATATCCGCAGGTAAGTATAATTCAGTCAAATGATAAGTCTGAGGGAGCAGCTCTTAACAGTATAATAAAAGAAGTGAAGACGCCGTATGTTTTAGTTGCAAGGAATATGAATACCATGACAAATGATTCCAGATTAGAACGACTGGTTAGAGAAATAGAAAGTTTGAATGTGGTCGCTGTGGGTGGTTCGTTTCGTGATTTGAAGGGACATTGGAAAAAAGGATGTTTCCAAACTGTTTATCGAAATTACACTTTGAAGTATATTGAAGGTTATGACGAGTCTTTTCACGAGTGTCTGTTTTGTGATTACATACAGGGACCTTTTGTTACAACTACCAGttacttaaaacaaaatgtatttcaagaATTTGATGAAAACAACGGATTATACGAAGACTGGTTTCTCCGAATTTTTCAGAAAGGAAAGGAAACGGTTGTGTGTCCAGACGCAATGTTTAATGTTAATACTAGTATTAAAAGTACTCGGTCAGATTCCAGCTGGAAGAATTTTGCTCAAAAATGGAATGTATTCAAAGTGCTAACCCCTAAAGGGCATACAGTTTCTCGAGGTTGTGAAAAGCAGAAAACTTCGAGTAGGCCCTCACAAGCGTTGTCGCCATGTGCTTTGCAGAAATATAGTAATGCTGTAAAAATCATTATGCGAAATTGTGAGGAAACAGGCGTCATATGTGAACTACAAGAAGGCACTGCATTAGGTGCTGTAAAGCTTGGAAAGGTCTTCCCGTGGGACTTGGACTTCGATTTAAGATTTCTAACTACGAACTGTTCGAAATGCAAGAAGCTTGAAAGTGCCTTGAAAAAAACACGTGATTTAAAAGTTGGCCGTTTGTCATCTTCTTGTTGCAATAAGAATCTTAAGTCAGACAGAATCACTTTTGGCCTTTTGTTCAAAGGCCAGTATGGTGATTTCACCGGTCATCCTGTTATGGACAGCGACTTTCTTATCAGAGCAGGTTTAGCACCTACGAAAGTACTGTTTGATGGACAATGGGTAAATGTGCCAAGAAATCCTGGAATGTTTGTGAGAAATAGatatggcaaagaaatatatcaacaTGCTGAACATTGGAGATACAGCGGAGGCGGAATAAAAAATCATAGGCTTAACTACACAACTAATGTATTTTTGCCATGTAAAAAACCCGGTTGGCATGATTGTTTGGACAGGTATAATGCAGATGGCGACTTACCATTCATTGGAATGCTTCCGTAA